The proteins below come from a single Streptomyces tubercidicus genomic window:
- the rpe gene encoding ribulose-phosphate 3-epimerase — MALINPSILSADFARLAEEAKAVEGADWLHVDVMDNHFVPNLTLGVPVVESLSKATDTPLDLHLMIEDPDRWAPQYIEAGAGSVTFHVEAAGAPVRLAREIRAKGARASMALKPATPIEPYEDLLPELDMLLIMTVEPGFGGQSFLDIMLPKIRRTRELISRHGLQLALQVDGGVSAATIERCAEAGADVFVAGSAVYGADDPAKAVRDLREQAERATAAAGWGCAH, encoded by the coding sequence ATGGCCTTGATCAACCCCAGCATTCTGTCCGCGGACTTCGCTCGGCTCGCCGAGGAGGCGAAGGCGGTGGAGGGCGCCGACTGGCTGCACGTCGACGTCATGGACAACCACTTCGTGCCGAATCTCACGCTCGGTGTGCCGGTCGTCGAGTCGCTGAGCAAGGCGACGGATACGCCCCTCGATCTGCATCTGATGATCGAGGACCCGGACCGCTGGGCGCCCCAGTACATCGAGGCCGGGGCCGGTTCCGTGACCTTTCATGTGGAGGCGGCGGGCGCGCCCGTACGGCTGGCGCGGGAGATCCGGGCCAAGGGGGCGCGGGCGTCGATGGCGCTGAAGCCGGCCACGCCGATCGAGCCGTACGAGGATCTGCTGCCCGAGCTGGACATGCTGCTGATCATGACCGTGGAGCCCGGTTTCGGCGGCCAGTCCTTCCTGGACATCATGCTGCCGAAGATCCGCCGTACCCGTGAGCTGATCTCCCGGCACGGCCTTCAGCTGGCGCTCCAGGTGGACGGCGGGGTCTCGGCGGCCACCATCGAGCGGTGTGCGGAGGCGGGCGCGGATGTGTTCGTCGCGGGCTCCGCGGTGTACGGCGCGGACGATCCGGCGAAGGCGGTCCGGGATCTGCGGGAGCAGGCCGAGAGGGCGACCGCGGCGGCGGGCTGGGGCTGCGCGCACTGA
- the fmt gene encoding methionyl-tRNA formyltransferase, which yields MRLVFAGTPEVAVPALDALIASDRHEVVAVVTRPDAPAGRGRKLVASPVAERAEEEGIEVLKPAKPRDEDFLARLREIAPDCCPVVAYGALLPKTALDIPAKGWVNLHFSLLPAWRGAAPVQHAVLAGDEVTGASTFQIETGLDSGPVFGVLTEEVRPTDTSGDLLTRLAFAGSGLLVATMDGIEDGTLQAVPQPAEGITLAPKIEVEDAKVDWAAPALRVDRVIRGCAPAPGAWTVFRGERLKLMAAVSAADHAEPALAPGELAVTKKAVYVGTGSHPVELIWVQPQGKKPMKAADWARGVRIEGGERLGD from the coding sequence ATGAGGCTTGTCTTCGCCGGCACCCCCGAGGTCGCCGTACCCGCCCTCGATGCCCTGATCGCCTCGGACCGGCACGAGGTCGTGGCCGTGGTGACCCGGCCCGACGCCCCGGCCGGCCGCGGCCGGAAGCTGGTCGCCAGCCCCGTCGCGGAGCGTGCGGAGGAGGAGGGCATCGAGGTGCTCAAGCCCGCCAAGCCGCGCGACGAGGACTTTCTGGCCCGGCTCCGGGAGATCGCGCCGGACTGCTGCCCGGTGGTCGCCTACGGCGCGCTGCTGCCGAAGACCGCGCTCGACATTCCCGCCAAGGGGTGGGTCAATCTGCACTTCTCGCTGCTGCCCGCCTGGCGCGGTGCGGCGCCCGTCCAGCATGCGGTGCTCGCGGGGGACGAGGTCACCGGCGCTTCCACCTTCCAGATCGAGACCGGTCTGGACTCCGGCCCCGTCTTCGGGGTGCTGACCGAGGAGGTCCGGCCGACGGACACCAGCGGCGATCTGCTCACCCGGCTGGCGTTCGCCGGTTCCGGGCTGCTGGTGGCGACGATGGACGGCATCGAGGACGGCACCCTGCAGGCGGTGCCGCAGCCGGCCGAGGGCATCACGCTCGCCCCGAAGATCGAGGTCGAGGACGCCAAGGTGGACTGGGCGGCGCCGGCGCTGCGGGTCGACCGGGTGATCCGTGGCTGCGCGCCCGCGCCCGGCGCCTGGACGGTCTTCCGCGGCGAGCGCCTCAAGCTGATGGCGGCCGTCTCCGCCGCGGACCACGCGGAGCCGGCCCTGGCGCCCGGCGAACTCGCCGTCACCAAGAAGGCCGTGTACGTCGGCACCGGCAGCCACCCCGTGGAACTCATCTGGGTCCAGCCGCAGGGCAAGAAGCCGATGAAGGCCGCGGACTGGGCGCGCGGGGTGCGCATCGAGGGCGGCGAGCGGCTGGGGGACTGA
- a CDS encoding ribonuclease domain-containing protein gives MVIRSCPRRAAALVGALLAGLLLVLTGCATGGGANGSSQAAPRAGATAVDGTPRASGVPDWAQGMPVVPVGELPSQARDTLRLIDAGGPFPYDRDGTVFGNRERLLPRQPRGYYHEYTVPTPGAPDRGARRLVTGEGHETYYTSDHYRSFKAVLR, from the coding sequence ATGGTGATCCGCTCCTGTCCGCGCCGCGCCGCCGCCCTCGTCGGCGCGCTGCTCGCCGGGCTGCTCCTGGTGCTCACCGGGTGTGCCACGGGCGGTGGGGCCAACGGGAGTTCGCAGGCGGCGCCACGGGCCGGAGCCACGGCCGTCGACGGGACGCCGCGCGCTTCCGGCGTACCGGACTGGGCCCAGGGCATGCCGGTCGTTCCGGTCGGCGAGCTGCCCTCCCAGGCGCGGGACACCCTGCGCCTCATCGACGCCGGCGGGCCCTTCCCGTACGACCGGGACGGCACGGTCTTCGGCAACCGGGAGCGACTGCTGCCCCGTCAGCCGCGCGGCTACTACCACGAGTACACGGTCCCCACGCCCGGCGCACCGGACCGCGGCGCCCGCCGGCTGGTCACCGGCGAGGGCCATGAGACGTACTACACCAGTGATCACTACCGGTCCTTCAAGGCGGTGCTCCGATGA
- a CDS encoding sugar-binding transcriptional regulator has protein sequence MGPAELVQAAAMARRFYLEGKSKIQIAEEFGVSRFKVARVLETALERDLVRIEIRVPSELDAERSDALRARYGLRHAVVVESPADAPPAFGGQTPPEDAADPENLGEVAADLLGELVAEGDVLGLAWGRSTIHMAAALHRLPPCTVVQLTGVYDAGTADRGSVEAVRRAADVAGGEAHPIYAPMLLPDSATAEALRRQTGIARAFEYFDKVTVACVSIGSWEPGVSTVYDMLSEEEREHYASLGAAAEMSAHLFDAEGRRIGRDLGERCITVEADRLRRIPEVVAIAGGRRKAAAIGAVLRSGLVTSLVTDTAAADHLLLETGPGTRPALDRADPDGA, from the coding sequence ATGGGCCCTGCCGAGCTGGTGCAGGCCGCGGCCATGGCCCGCCGTTTCTATCTTGAGGGCAAGTCGAAGATCCAGATCGCGGAGGAATTCGGCGTCAGCCGGTTCAAGGTCGCGCGGGTGCTGGAGACGGCGCTGGAGCGTGATCTCGTACGGATCGAGATCCGGGTGCCCTCCGAGCTGGACGCCGAACGTTCCGACGCCCTCCGGGCCCGCTACGGCCTGCGGCACGCGGTGGTCGTCGAGTCGCCCGCCGATGCTCCCCCCGCCTTCGGCGGCCAGACCCCGCCCGAGGACGCCGCCGACCCGGAGAACCTCGGTGAGGTCGCCGCCGACCTGCTGGGCGAGCTGGTCGCCGAGGGCGATGTGCTGGGGCTGGCCTGGGGCCGGTCGACCATTCATATGGCCGCCGCGCTGCACCGCCTCCCGCCGTGCACCGTCGTGCAGTTGACCGGTGTCTACGACGCGGGGACCGCCGACCGCGGCTCGGTCGAGGCGGTGCGCCGGGCGGCCGATGTCGCCGGGGGCGAGGCGCACCCGATCTACGCGCCGATGCTGCTGCCCGACTCGGCGACGGCCGAGGCGCTGCGCCGCCAGACCGGCATTGCCCGCGCGTTCGAGTACTTCGACAAGGTCACCGTCGCCTGCGTCTCCATCGGCTCCTGGGAGCCGGGCGTCTCGACCGTCTACGACATGCTGAGCGAGGAGGAGCGGGAGCACTACGCCTCGCTGGGTGCCGCCGCCGAGATGTCGGCGCACCTCTTCGATGCCGAGGGGCGGCGGATCGGCCGGGACCTCGGCGAGCGCTGCATCACGGTCGAGGCGGACCGGCTGCGCCGTATCCCGGAGGTCGTCGCCATCGCGGGCGGCCGTCGCAAGGCCGCCGCGATCGGCGCGGTGCTGCGCTCCGGTCTGGTGACGAGCCTGGTCACGGACACCGCCGCGGCCGACCATCTGCTGCTGGAGACCGGCCCGGGGACGCGCCCCGCACTGGACCGCGCCGACCCTGACGGGGCGTGA
- a CDS encoding RsmB/NOP family class I SAM-dependent RNA methyltransferase, translating into MSQQPHRRPSKPHRRPQKDPVRILAFEALRAVDERDAYANLVLPPLLRKAREGGDFDARDAALATELVYGSLRWQGTYDAIIAQCVDRPLREVDPPVLDVLTLGAHQLLGTRIPTHAAVSASVELARVVLGDGRAKFVNAVLRKVAAHDLDGWLERVSPDYDEDPEDHLGLVHAHPRWIVSALWDALGGGRAGIEDLLEADNERPEVTLVARPGRSTAEELLAVAGEESALPGRWSPYAVRLAEGGEPGALDPVREGRAGVQDEGSQLVALALANAPVEGPDRAWLDGCAGPGGKAALLAALAAQRGATLLASEKQPHRARLVARALEGNPGPYAVITADGTRPAWRPGAFDRVLVDVPCTGLGALRRRPEARWRRRPEDLDGFAPLQRELLRQALAAVRIGGVVGYATCSPHPAETRAVVDDVIKGRGGDPIEVEWIDARPLMPGVPALGDGPDVQLWPHLHGTDAMYLALLRRTG; encoded by the coding sequence GTGAGTCAGCAGCCGCACCGTCGCCCCAGCAAGCCCCATCGCCGCCCGCAGAAGGACCCGGTCAGGATCCTCGCGTTCGAGGCGCTGCGGGCCGTCGACGAGCGCGACGCCTATGCGAATCTGGTCCTGCCGCCGTTGCTGCGCAAGGCGCGTGAGGGCGGCGACTTCGACGCCCGGGACGCGGCGCTGGCGACGGAGCTGGTGTACGGCTCGCTGCGCTGGCAGGGCACGTATGACGCGATCATCGCGCAGTGCGTGGACCGGCCGCTGCGGGAGGTGGACCCGCCGGTCCTGGACGTGCTGACCCTCGGGGCGCATCAGCTGCTCGGTACCCGTATTCCGACGCATGCCGCGGTGAGCGCCAGTGTGGAGCTGGCACGGGTGGTGCTGGGCGACGGCCGGGCGAAGTTCGTCAACGCGGTGCTGCGCAAGGTCGCGGCCCATGACCTGGACGGCTGGCTGGAGCGGGTCTCCCCGGACTACGACGAGGACCCCGAGGATCACCTCGGCCTGGTGCACGCACACCCCCGCTGGATCGTCTCGGCCCTGTGGGACGCGCTCGGCGGCGGCCGGGCCGGTATCGAGGACCTGCTGGAGGCGGACAACGAACGCCCCGAGGTGACCCTGGTGGCCCGCCCCGGCCGCAGCACCGCCGAGGAACTGCTGGCGGTGGCCGGCGAGGAGAGCGCGCTCCCCGGCCGCTGGTCCCCGTACGCGGTCCGGCTCGCGGAAGGCGGTGAGCCCGGCGCTCTGGACCCGGTGCGCGAGGGGCGCGCCGGGGTGCAGGACGAGGGCAGCCAGCTCGTCGCCCTGGCACTGGCGAACGCCCCCGTCGAGGGCCCCGACCGGGCCTGGCTCGACGGCTGTGCCGGTCCCGGTGGCAAGGCGGCGCTGCTGGCGGCGCTCGCGGCGCAGCGCGGCGCCACCCTGCTGGCCTCCGAGAAGCAGCCGCACCGCGCCCGTCTGGTGGCGCGGGCACTGGAGGGCAACCCCGGCCCGTACGCGGTCATCACGGCCGACGGCACCCGCCCCGCCTGGCGGCCCGGCGCCTTCGACCGGGTCCTGGTGGACGTCCCCTGCACCGGTCTGGGCGCCCTGCGCCGCCGCCCGGAGGCACGCTGGCGACGCCGCCCGGAAGACCTGGACGGCTTCGCCCCGCTCCAGCGCGAACTGCTGCGGCAGGCACTCGCCGCGGTCCGGATCGGCGGCGTCGTCGGCTATGCGACCTGCTCACCGCATCCGGCCGAGACCCGGGCCGTGGTGGACGACGTGATCAAGGGCCGCGGCGGTGACCCGATCGAGGTGGAGTGGATCGACGCCCGCCCCCTGATGCCCGGCGTACCGGCACTGGGCGACGGCCCGGACGTCCAGCTGTGGCCGCATCTGCACGGGACGGACGCGATGTATTTGGCCTTGCTGCGCCGGACGGGCTGA